The sequence below is a genomic window from Oncorhynchus nerka isolate Pitt River linkage group LG7, Oner_Uvic_2.0, whole genome shotgun sequence.
ATTCAACATGTCTTCAAGATAGCATGAGCCTCCGATACAATAGGATCCAATTTAATGGTCTAACTTTCAAGTATCTTTGGTAACTATAAGATTATAAGATTGGCATggagagcgttgggccagtaaccgaaaggttggtggatcgaatccctgagctgacaaggtaaacatctgtcgttctgcccctgaacaaggcagttaacccactgttcctacgccgtcattgtaaataagaatttgttcttaactgaattgcctagttaaataaaggctaaataaaaatgtaaacaaaAAAATTAACACTGAATACCCCCTTGGCcttagagtaccagtaccaagtcaatgtgcaggggtatgagatagttgaggtaatatgtacttgtaggttggggtaaaaataactaggcaatcaggatagataataaacaaagtagcagcgtgtgtgtgtgtgtgtgtgtgtgtgtgtgtgtgtgtgtgtgtgtgtgtgtgtgtgtgtgtgtgtgtgtgtgtgtgtgtgtgtgtgtgtgtgtgtgtgtgtccagtaagTGTGCATAGAGTCCGTGTGAGTCAgtgctctggtactgcttgccgtgcggtagcagagtgaacagtctatggcttgggtggctgggtcctttgacaatttttggtgccttcctctgacaccacctggtatagaggtcctggatggctgggagcttggccccagtgatgcactgggctgtccgcaccaatCTCTGCAGAGCCTTGTGATCGAGGGTGGtgaagttgccataccaagcagtaatgcagccagccaagatgctctcaatgctCTATTactctttgaggatctgaggggccATGCCAAATCTCTGTcacgccttcttcacaactgtgcTGGGGTGAGAAGACCATGTTAAGTTCTTGGTGacatggacaccaaggaacttgaagatctCGACACACTCCACCACAGCCCTGTTGATGTCGTCCACGATcacctcctttgtcttgctgacgttgatgGAGAGGTctctgtcaggtctctgacctcctccctgtaggctgcccCATTGTCGTCAGTGATCACGCCTTCCACCggcgtgtcatcagcaaacttgacgatggtgttggagtcgtgcgtggccacacagtcgtgggtgaacagggactgcaggaggggactaagcacacaccactGACGGGCCCCCGTTTTGAGgttcagcgtggcagacgtgttgttaccaaccctcaccacctagggtcggcccgtcagaaagtccaggatccagttgccatattcagtcccagggtcccaaGTGTGTAAGATTCTGTAGGAAACAACAAGAGTCCCActgacacacaggcacgcacacacacaacccaggCCTTTATTACCCAGTGCTCATAAATAGGAGAATTAGATAAATAAACAGCAGTCGCACATCCACACACATATGATCAACTTATCACATGAGAACACAAACGTCTTCATCTTCAAATATGTTTGTGTAACCATGATGAGATATAGCATAGGAGTACATATTGCGACATcctttgtatatagcctcattattgtttattgtgttactattttctactttttaactctgcattgttgggaaagggctcgtaaagtaagcatttcccggTAAAGTGTACACctgttgtgtttggaccatgtgacaaatacaattagatttttcATTTGACTTGACTGACCTCCCCTGTGGACCTCCTCTCTGCCTTTCTTTCCCTCTGCTGCCCTCTCCCCAACACCTTCTCTCAATCTAAACGTTTTTGTCTTTGAAGGACAGACAATACAAAAGGAAGAGCACACAGTAGAGGTTAATGTAAGCAGCAGTGTTATGTGGTTGTTTGTGTATGTGAGGGTTGACAGTAACAAATTACCTGGGTCGTATTTATTAAGGCACATCTCAGCAAATCCTTCTGCAACAGAATATGAAAACTGGTTTCTCGTTGCACTCATTCTTGTAGTCCCTCCCTTTTTAAATTAGTTTTCTTCCATACAACAATGCAATAGCTCCGAGTTTAACAGTAGGATTGCCATACTCTCCTGACATCTAGTGGTCAAATATGGAACTGTGGCCTGATCGCCATTATTCCAGAATAGAGAAGATAAGAACTTTGGTCAGTGCCAAATCTTGTACTTGTTTTTAATCAattagacatacagtaccagtcaaaagtttggacacacctgctcattcaagggtttttctttattttactattttctacattgtaaaataatagcaaagacatcaaaaccatgaaacaacacatggaataatgtagtaacccaaaagtgttaaacaatatattgtatatttaagattcttccaagtagccaccctttgccttgacagctttgcacactcttggcattctctcaaccagcttcacctggaacatttttccaacagtcttgaacgtttttccaacaatttccacatatgttgagcacttattggctgcttttccttcactctgcggtccaactcatcccaaatcatctccattgggttgaggttgggtgattgtggaggccaggtcatctaatgcagcactccatcactctccttcttggtcaaatagccctcacacagcctggaggtgtgttgggtcattgtcctgttgaaagaaaaattatagtcccactaagcgcaaaccagatgggatggtgtatcgctgcagaatgctgtggtagccatgctaaaTCACTGACAGCACTGACagcatcaccagcaaagcacccccacacctcctcctccatgcttcacggtgggaaccacacatgcagagatcatccgttcacctactgtgcgtctcacaaagacacggcggttggaaccaaaaatctcaaatttggactcatcaaaggacagatttccactggtctaatgtccattgctcgtgtttcttggcccaagcaagtcccttcttcttattggtgtcctttagtagtggtttctttgcagcaattcgaccatgaaggcctgattcacacggtttcctctgaacagttgatgttgagatgtgtctgttacttgaattctgtgaagcatttatttgggctgcaatttctgaggctggtaactctaatgaacttatcctccgcagcagaggtaactctgggtcttcctttcctgtggcggtcctcatgggagccagtttcatcatagcgcttgatggtttttactactgcacttgaagaaactttcaaagttcttgaaatgttccgtactgactgaccttcatgtcttaaagtaatgatggactgtaatttctctttgcttatttgagctgttcttaccataatatggacttggtcttctatatgccacccctaccttgtcataacacgactgcttggctcaaatgcattaagggaagaaattccacaaatgtacttttaacaaggcacaccttgttaattgaaatgcattccaggtgactatctcgtgaagctggttgagaaaatgcaacgagtgtgcaaagatgtcatcaaggcgaagggtggctactttgaagaatctcaaataaaaaatatatttagatttgtttaacattttattAGATACTatgtgattccatgtgttattgcatagttttattgtcttcaatattattctacaatgtagaatataataaaaataaagaaaaacccttgaatgagcaggcgtgtctaaacttttgactggtactgtactttgAGACAGGCATTGTAAATGGAACTACATAAGTTAGTTTTATTGAACTATCCAAAATGGAAATTGTATCTAAATAGTTGAAATCGAAATTCTCCAATTTTTTTTCTTCCCGAAAATGTGTTTACATATAGACTCTCAAACCAATGATCAGTGACTTCCAACCCATTGAGGAAAACTAGTTGAAAATATTTTGTTTCAATTGCAAAACAGTAAGAAATTATGTATTTTTAACCAGTTTTGCACCCTGGAAGTGGGAACGTATCTAGTGTTGTCTCACTTAAATTGAGAATATGTAAATTACTGTAGTTTTGTTgtctcatttaacacagtacatTATACAGCATTACAATATTCTGTAAAATGCACATAGCACAAAGTGAGTAGAAAGGATGTTATGAAATTATCCTGAGAGAAGTCCCAATTCTAAAACCCTTGTGTGTGTCACATGGGCGTGTAACTCATGTGGATATAGTGTTTATACTGTTTATGCAACCTCCCCCTCAACCCACAGTTACCTAGCAACACCCCTGTTTGCCTTGTAACCAATAACATTGGTTGGCAGCAAAGTAGGCCCTGCTTAAGTATACTCAGAGAACAAGAGAGGGTAGGTCCTgccaagagagagaatgagagaggaaatAACAGCTTTTGTTACTCAACTTGCACCAGACCATGACACACGATGAGAAAGGCCTTGTGGGAAAATAATTGCATGAAAATATAGCCCACTATGTGTCCTATAATTAAACCACCCTACAGTTATTTTGTTGGCCTCtgttacatacagtgcattcggaaagtattcagaccccttgactttctccacattttgttacgttacagccttattctaaaagcaattacatttacataagtattcagaccctttacacagtactttgttgaagcacctttggcagtgattacagactcaagtcttcttgggtatgacgctacaagcttggcacacctgtatttggggaatttctccctttcttctctgcagatcaggTTGGAcggacagctattttcaggtctctccagagatgttcgatctggttcaagtccgagccactcaaggacattcagagacttgtctctaagccactcctgcgttgtcttggctgtgtgtttaggtcgtcttcttggaaggtgaaccttcgcctcagtcctgagcaggttttcatcaaggatctctctgtacttgctCCGCTTTCCCTcgatagtctcccagtcccatccgctgaaaaacattcccacagcatgatgctgccaccaccatgttccactgtatggatggtgccagatttcttccagacatgacgcttggcattcaagagttcaatcttggtttcatcagaccagagaatcttgtttctcatggtctgagagttctttaggtgccttttggcaaaatccaagtgggctgtcatgtgctttttactgaggagtggctaagTACGATAATGTATGGATAATGTATGGActaagtcgttctggataagagtgttcgctaaatgactaaaatctaaatgtaatctgtacAAGACTGAAATCACAGGTAAATCTGTGAAAGGACATGGTATATGGTGTCTTTATATGGCAGTCTCAGACACACATTAATCCTAGTTatggacaacaacaaaaacaagctCAACAGCGATTATCCATTGAAATAGCTTTTTACTCCAGGAGAACggttcataataatggccggaatggAGCAAattgaatggcatcaaacacctggaaaccatgtgtttgatatattTGTTACCATTCCATTCAtttcgctccagtcattaccacgagcctgttctccacaattaaggtgccaccaatctCCTGTGGCCTAATCTGTGTCCAAGAAACCTCCAAGACTATTATGCATTTTTTTGTAGACAAAGATAAACACACATCTACAGTATTTTGTACTCTAATTGAATTCCAATAGACTAGCTACAGTATAACACATGTACAACCTGCATCTATAACTACTTTCTCtaatgcatgcatgcacacacacaaaataatgaCAACAACTCCTTGGTCTTTGTGTTTAATGGACAGTGTGATCATTACAAAAGTGAAAATTAGAACCCGTCTTTTCTCCAcgccccttcctcctctcctcttttcatcCCTCACTTCCCCATCTTCTTCTTGTGCATCTGGTAGCACTGTTCACAGGCGATGGACAGGCCCACAACTAGAGAAACAAACTCCTCAAAGTCCACCTCTCCATCACCATTAGAGTCCAGATCCTTCATGATCTTGTCTACTGTGGCTGGGTCCTTCTGAGACTGAAAGGAAGACAGGGATGTTTTAATAATACTACTGTAATTTCACAAACAGTACTAGGGGACAACCGTTGACGTCGCTACTCTTTATTGGGCAGATACATGACAAGTAGGAACACTTTTTTGCGGACCACCTGACCAAGGAAAACTCTGGGCCTTATGACCTGGTCCcctgagtttttcctggtcaagtCACGTGATCAGGAAAAACTCCAGACCCTAATCATAAATGTGCATGTTTTCTGTATCAAATTAACAGGGAGTGCTTCTATAGCAAAATAGTAATAGagataatatttatttattttatttcacctttatttaaccaggtagtatactgtacgtcccaaatggcatcctattgccgaaatagtgcacaacttttgaccagagccctatggtgccATATGATACACAGACATAGTAGAGATAGTAGTAGAGATGGCCACCTTGAGGAAGCCAGAGAGCTCGTTCTCCATCAGGTCCCTTAGCTCACGGCGGCTCAGAGTGTTGCCACTGCCCTCCTTAGCAGCATACTTGTGGAACACAGTGATCATGGACTCCATTGCTCGTTCCAGGTCTGATGGCATGGTTGCAGGTCTAAGTTAGGttgcactgagagagagagagagagagagagagagagagagagagagagagagagagagagagagagagagagagagagaaattacatTTGAATGACAGGGTAGCAAAGCATTCATGTGActaacatgtatctttagtctggcataatgttttttttacaaataCTGTAGTTTACAAGATGTTGGCTAAAGGAACTATATTTCAtgagggaatgtgtgtgtgtgtgtgaaaatggGCCATGTTGAAGAAAATCAGCACTATGTGCCCTGCCCATTCCAATGAGTAATGCTCACATGAGTAATCCATAAAATCACCAACAAAAGTTGATCACAGATTCACTACTAAGTTCTTTTCTCTCAAATACAGAACACAAAATACATTCAAATACACACAAGTCAGATACAAAGAGCACACAGATAATTTGACCCTACTTTACCTGGTTGAATTAGATAGAAGGGAAACGTAAAAGAGAGCTAATGAAAAAGGGTGTggtatgagagaagagaggaaatgacTGAACTTGGAAAAAATGTAGTCCAAAACTGAGGAAAGTAGGGTAAAAGGAAAGACAAACCAGACTCGAGAAAGAGAGGTTGCACCAACAGTGAGGAAATACGTGTGTGTACATGTCCACAGTCAGCTCAGTCATTCAAAGTGAGCCACACCCGTATTTTAGTCAGTTTCTTTATTGTTAAATAATATTACAAACTCAGATTCTTTTAGACCAAAACAATTATAATGCACACAATTATAATGCTCTAATTGTTTAGCAAACATTCTAGGTTCTATATCTATGTGTTGGACATGCTCTTTTGTCCTTATGACAAATGTGATTATTTTAGTTATGAAACTATAAAGTTTTAAAATCCTTCATCAATGCAGAACACCTAAAAAGGTACTACTGTAAGGGTGGACTGTAAAAAGTGACTTATGTTGACTTTTATATTTACAGATGAAAAGTTTGACAACTACCCCATAGACAACTGCACTTCAGAGCCAAATGCACAAGACCAAGAATGAATTAAAGTATTTCAAGTCCTCTGACTAGTTCCTGAGTTGGATGAAGAGATCAGATAGGATTAACAAAACTATTTAGTCTGAAGCGACGTTTTACATTCGTAGACATTTATTTTTACCACCAGTCGGACAAGAACAAGAGTATACATATTATATGCTGAATTCTTACCGTTCACGAGTGTGGAGTTGGCGATTGAGAAGAGTTGAATCGTGCTG
It includes:
- the LOC115132763 gene encoding protein S100-A1-like, yielding MPSDLERAMESMITVFHKYAAKEGSGNTLSRRELRDLMENELSGFLKSQKDPATVDKIMKDLDSNGDGEVDFEEFVSLVVGLSIACEQCYQMHKKKMGK